A region of Kribbella sp. NBC_01245 DNA encodes the following proteins:
- a CDS encoding alpha-N-acetylglucosaminidase produces the protein MPRSRIRQCLAVGIALSLLLPVGAEAAPTSGWDVEPVRDVVERLLPAKQARQISLHPLSGGRESFTIGATDGGQVRISATGPSAMLAGFNAYLDRVARVDVSWNGDSLNRLPDKLPLPRREIRQDASVANRFALNDTDDGYTGAYRTWADWEREIDVLALHGINQMFVPVGTEAVYLDTFRQFGYSEAELLQWIPQPSHQPWWLLQNMSSFPSAVTADQVRERAELGAKIVRRLRELGITPVLPGYFGTVPPGFAAKVPGARIVPQGGWVGFTRPDWLDPTSAPFADVAAAFYASSTRLLGSSTHYKMDLLHEGGSPGPVPVGAASVAVRDALDAARPGAIWVFLGWQNNPRPDTLAAIDRRRVLIVDGLSDRYADTDRNATWPDTTYAFGSIWNFGGHTTMGANTGVWEDRFWRWRAKAGSPLDGIAVMPEASDNNPAAFDYLTGLAWRSGPVDPKAWFADWAARRYGGTDAFAASAWQTIGRTAYAMPADGWSEAQDGLFAMVPSLTRRTAASWSPESMRYDATAFALALPALLRVDPKLRATSSYRYDLMDVTRQVLSNRSRTLLPRIKAAYDGKDRAELDRLAGIWMRYLGLLDEVTATNRQTMLGPWLADAGSGHSARTLLTVWGHRAGYDAGLGDYANREWSGLISGYYAPRWKAYLDELSAALRDNRAPTSFDWYQRGADWAASSESLPTAPIGDIHAVAGRVLDVLRSEPEPVTATATVDPANVPDGASATVSVRLRNTDPFSVAKQVRVALEAPNGSGLTVREPVVELADLAPNGEATATFSVQASGTATEFFATLTASVTSTPAGRQTSAVRVMRAGPVAGALTRSTNAAVFGQLGDRYLIEGGGNDLWGSTKHFGSIYRRGVLAPGATVTTRVDRQDPSGPWARAGVIASTDLAGNDGRGFLNIAVTPQNGCVFSYDSNNDGTLDRFAQLTGLTAPLWVRLTRVGDTVTGSCSTDGTTWRAAGTTTVPPGATLDAGLFMTAANGGSGTRGAAEFTTFHIS, from the coding sequence ATGCCCCGTAGCCGAATACGTCAATGTCTCGCCGTCGGGATCGCGCTCTCACTTCTTCTACCCGTCGGCGCTGAGGCTGCGCCGACCTCAGGTTGGGACGTTGAGCCGGTCCGGGACGTGGTCGAACGGCTCTTGCCGGCCAAGCAGGCCCGGCAGATCTCGTTGCATCCGCTTTCTGGCGGCCGGGAGAGCTTCACGATCGGTGCGACCGATGGCGGGCAGGTGCGGATCTCGGCCACCGGGCCGAGCGCGATGCTGGCCGGGTTCAACGCCTACCTGGACCGGGTCGCCCGCGTCGACGTCTCCTGGAACGGCGATTCGCTGAACCGGCTCCCGGACAAGCTCCCTCTTCCGCGCCGGGAGATCCGGCAGGACGCGAGCGTCGCGAACCGGTTCGCCCTGAACGACACCGATGACGGCTACACGGGCGCTTACCGGACGTGGGCCGACTGGGAGCGCGAGATCGACGTACTCGCCTTGCATGGGATCAACCAGATGTTCGTGCCGGTCGGCACCGAGGCGGTGTACCTCGACACGTTCCGCCAGTTCGGCTACTCCGAGGCGGAGTTGCTCCAGTGGATCCCGCAGCCGAGCCACCAGCCGTGGTGGTTGTTGCAGAACATGAGCTCGTTCCCGTCCGCGGTCACGGCTGACCAGGTGCGGGAGCGGGCTGAGCTTGGCGCGAAGATCGTCCGGCGGTTGCGCGAGCTCGGGATCACGCCGGTGCTTCCGGGGTACTTCGGCACGGTTCCGCCGGGGTTCGCCGCGAAGGTGCCGGGCGCACGGATTGTGCCGCAGGGTGGTTGGGTCGGCTTCACACGGCCGGATTGGCTCGATCCGACCAGCGCGCCTTTCGCGGACGTCGCGGCCGCGTTCTACGCCAGCTCGACCCGGCTGTTGGGGTCGTCGACGCATTACAAGATGGACTTGTTGCACGAGGGAGGCAGCCCGGGCCCGGTGCCCGTTGGCGCCGCGAGCGTGGCCGTTCGGGATGCCCTCGACGCGGCACGTCCGGGCGCGATCTGGGTGTTCCTCGGCTGGCAGAACAACCCTCGGCCCGACACGCTGGCTGCGATCGACCGTCGGCGTGTGCTGATCGTCGACGGGCTCTCCGACCGGTACGCCGATACCGACCGGAACGCGACCTGGCCGGATACGACGTACGCCTTCGGGTCGATCTGGAACTTCGGCGGTCACACCACGATGGGCGCCAACACCGGCGTCTGGGAGGACCGGTTCTGGCGCTGGCGGGCCAAGGCGGGCAGCCCGCTCGACGGCATCGCGGTCATGCCCGAGGCGAGTGATAACAACCCCGCGGCGTTCGACTATCTGACCGGGTTGGCCTGGCGTTCCGGGCCGGTCGACCCCAAGGCTTGGTTTGCGGATTGGGCGGCGCGACGGTACGGGGGCACGGACGCGTTTGCGGCGAGCGCCTGGCAGACGATCGGCCGGACGGCGTACGCGATGCCGGCCGACGGGTGGAGCGAGGCCCAGGACGGGTTGTTCGCGATGGTGCCCTCGCTGACCCGGCGGACGGCCGCCAGCTGGTCGCCCGAGAGCATGCGGTACGACGCGACCGCGTTCGCTTTGGCACTCCCGGCATTGCTGCGAGTGGACCCGAAGCTGCGCGCGACGTCGTCGTACCGCTATGACCTGATGGACGTGACCCGGCAGGTGCTGTCGAACCGTAGCCGGACGTTGCTGCCGCGGATCAAGGCGGCGTACGACGGCAAGGACCGGGCTGAACTGGATCGGCTGGCCGGGATCTGGATGCGGTATCTCGGTCTGCTCGACGAGGTGACGGCGACGAACCGGCAGACCATGCTCGGCCCTTGGCTGGCGGACGCCGGCTCGGGGCACAGCGCTCGCACCTTGCTCACCGTCTGGGGCCACCGGGCCGGGTACGACGCCGGGCTTGGCGACTACGCCAACCGCGAGTGGTCTGGTCTGATCAGTGGCTACTACGCCCCGCGCTGGAAGGCGTACCTTGACGAGTTGTCGGCCGCGCTGCGGGATAACCGTGCGCCGACGAGCTTCGACTGGTACCAGCGTGGTGCCGACTGGGCGGCGAGTAGCGAATCGTTGCCGACGGCCCCTATCGGCGATATCCACGCGGTGGCGGGCCGGGTGCTCGACGTGCTGCGGTCCGAGCCGGAGCCCGTTACCGCGACTGCGACGGTCGATCCTGCAAACGTTCCCGACGGAGCGAGTGCGACCGTCTCGGTTCGGCTCCGGAATACCGATCCGTTTAGTGTTGCCAAGCAGGTGCGGGTGGCGCTCGAGGCGCCGAACGGCTCGGGTCTTACGGTTCGCGAGCCGGTGGTGGAGCTGGCAGACCTGGCGCCGAACGGAGAGGCGACCGCGACGTTCAGCGTCCAGGCGTCTGGTACGGCGACGGAGTTCTTCGCCACGCTGACGGCGTCGGTCACGTCGACGCCTGCGGGTCGGCAGACGTCCGCCGTACGGGTGATGCGGGCCGGTCCGGTCGCCGGGGCTCTCACGCGATCCACCAACGCAGCGGTCTTCGGTCAGCTCGGTGATCGCTATCTGATCGAGGGTGGCGGCAACGATCTTTGGGGTTCGACCAAGCACTTCGGTTCGATCTATCGACGTGGTGTGTTGGCGCCGGGCGCGACGGTAACTACACGAGTAGATCGCCAGGATCCGAGTGGTCCGTGGGCTCGTGCGGGTGTCATCGCGAGCACCGACCTGGCGGGGAACGACGGCCGCGGATTCCTTAACATCGCGGTGACGCCACAGAACGGCTGCGTCTTCTCGTACGACTCGAACAATGATGGGACGCTGGACCGTTTCGCCCAACTGACCGGTCTGACGGCACCACTGTGGGTCCGGCTCACTCGCGTCGGCGACACCGTCACGGGCTCCTGCAGCACCGACGGCACTACCTGGCGCGCCGCCGGTACAACGACGGTCCCGCCCGGCGCCACCCTCGACGCCGGTCTCTTCATGACCGCCGCCAACGGCGGCTCCGGCACCCGCGGCGCCGCCGAATTCACCACCTTCCACATCAGCTGA
- a CDS encoding endonuclease/exonuclease/phosphatase family protein, whose protein sequence is MNRFARFGLAFVLGIGGVGLVEPAVAGRPGEEVRVLTWNILHGGLGESSDDVVNKRQTIDQIVAVRPDVFFSVETYGVGPAIVDALSSRAGKGKYYSAQITPGSGQGQDNLWVFSRYPIVRKYPAVSGGGISSFNFGGVRVKLPNGRGLNLFPIWTTYTNPWIGDLIDENANDVVAGRPLRHSATEIEHAERAQLAQTGEILRQLHRVLDGNSDATLVGGDLNTVPSSDWSAANAGCPSHYGQAFDFRTTEQWTDAGFTDTYRAANPDACTAAGRTWSPHEPADLVPQRIDFTFARGNDLRVVGSHTLDQRLSQHGPGIFYSDHAAVVTDLRLD, encoded by the coding sequence ATGAACAGATTTGCCAGGTTTGGTCTTGCGTTCGTGCTTGGGATCGGAGGCGTCGGGCTGGTCGAGCCGGCGGTGGCGGGTCGGCCCGGGGAGGAGGTTCGGGTGTTGACCTGGAACATCCTGCATGGGGGATTGGGGGAGTCGTCCGATGACGTCGTGAACAAGCGGCAGACCATCGATCAGATCGTCGCGGTCCGGCCGGATGTGTTCTTCTCGGTTGAGACCTATGGCGTGGGTCCGGCCATCGTGGACGCACTCAGCAGCAGGGCGGGCAAAGGGAAGTACTACTCGGCGCAGATCACGCCGGGAAGCGGGCAAGGCCAGGACAACCTGTGGGTTTTCAGCCGCTATCCGATCGTGCGGAAGTACCCGGCTGTCAGCGGTGGCGGGATCAGCTCGTTCAACTTCGGCGGCGTACGCGTCAAGCTGCCGAATGGCCGCGGGCTCAACCTGTTCCCGATCTGGACGACGTACACGAACCCGTGGATCGGCGACTTGATCGACGAGAACGCCAACGATGTCGTCGCCGGCCGGCCGCTTCGGCACAGCGCGACGGAGATCGAGCACGCCGAGCGGGCCCAACTGGCGCAGACGGGCGAGATCCTCAGGCAGCTCCACCGCGTACTCGACGGGAACTCCGACGCGACTCTGGTTGGCGGCGACCTCAACACGGTACCGAGTAGTGACTGGTCCGCGGCGAATGCCGGCTGCCCGAGCCACTACGGTCAGGCCTTCGACTTCCGCACCACCGAGCAGTGGACCGATGCGGGATTCACGGACACCTATCGCGCGGCCAATCCTGACGCCTGTACGGCGGCTGGCCGGACCTGGAGCCCGCACGAGCCGGCCGACCTCGTTCCGCAACGCATCGACTTCACGTTTGCCCGAGGCAACGATCTGCGAGTGGTCGGCTCCCACACCTTGGATCAGCGACTGTCGCAACACGGCCCTGGCATCTTCTACTCCGACCACGCCGCGGTAGTGACCGACCTCCGCCTCGACTAG
- a CDS encoding aminotransferase class V-fold PLP-dependent enzyme, producing MVGRRSVLGAGLALGAGAVLAGCTDDGKPDAAKPFDPKDWESVRAQFALGTDVAQFGAFMLASHPAPVRDAINQHRTALDTDTASVLEHAFELEEKARTAAAGYLGDGVRPDDVALTDSTTMGMGLLCAGIRIRPGQDVVTTEHDFFGTHDALAKLTTRTGAVVRRARLYDDPVAANSGDIVARLKAAIGPKTRLVVVTWVHSSTGVRLPIKAIADMLATVNANRAAQDRALLFVDGVHGFGAVDLAVAELSCDFFTTGTHKWLFGPRGTGLLWGRAWDAVAPLIPSFSGTNGPGRMATPGGYHSFEHRWAVPEAFAFHQAIGRDRIAARITEQATRLKNGLAGINTVTLVTPKDPELSAGLVMCSPKNLSPGEAVKRLREEHKIVASVTPYDNPLLRFGTSIVTTPEQVDQVIKAVAALG from the coding sequence ATGGTCGGCAGACGAAGTGTGCTCGGGGCAGGGCTGGCGCTCGGCGCGGGCGCCGTACTGGCTGGGTGCACGGATGACGGCAAGCCGGACGCGGCCAAACCGTTCGACCCGAAGGACTGGGAATCGGTCCGGGCCCAGTTCGCGCTAGGTACCGACGTCGCGCAGTTCGGCGCGTTCATGCTCGCCTCGCACCCGGCGCCGGTCCGGGACGCGATCAACCAGCACCGTACGGCGCTCGACACCGACACCGCCTCCGTCTTGGAGCACGCCTTCGAGCTGGAGGAGAAGGCGCGTACGGCGGCGGCCGGCTATCTCGGCGACGGCGTTCGGCCGGACGACGTCGCGCTTACGGATAGCACCACGATGGGAATGGGCCTGCTTTGCGCGGGCATTCGCATCAGGCCCGGCCAGGACGTCGTCACCACCGAGCACGACTTCTTCGGCACTCACGACGCCCTGGCCAAACTCACCACCCGCACCGGTGCCGTCGTACGCCGGGCGAGGTTGTACGACGATCCCGTCGCCGCGAACTCCGGCGATATCGTGGCCCGGCTGAAGGCCGCGATCGGCCCGAAAACGCGGCTGGTGGTTGTCACGTGGGTCCACTCCAGCACCGGCGTACGCCTGCCCATCAAGGCGATCGCCGACATGCTCGCCACGGTCAACGCGAATCGAGCGGCGCAGGACCGGGCGCTCTTGTTCGTCGACGGCGTGCACGGTTTCGGCGCGGTGGATCTCGCGGTGGCGGAGCTCAGCTGCGACTTCTTCACCACTGGCACGCACAAGTGGCTGTTCGGCCCGCGCGGCACCGGTCTGCTTTGGGGCCGGGCGTGGGACGCCGTCGCCCCGCTGATCCCGAGCTTTTCGGGTACGAACGGGCCGGGACGGATGGCCACGCCGGGTGGTTACCACTCGTTCGAGCATCGGTGGGCGGTGCCGGAGGCGTTCGCGTTTCACCAGGCCATTGGCCGTGACCGGATCGCCGCCCGCATCACCGAACAGGCGACCCGGCTCAAGAACGGCCTGGCCGGCATCAACACCGTCACCCTTGTCACCCCGAAGGACCCGGAATTGTCCGCCGGCCTGGTGATGTGCTCCCCGAAAAACCTCAGCCCTGGCGAGGCCGTGAAGAGGTTGCGCGAGGAGCACAAGATCGTCGCCAGCGTCACGCCGTACGACAACCCCCTGCTGCGATTCGGCACGAGTATCGTCACCACGCCCGAGCAGGTCGACCAGGTCATCAAGGCCGTCGCGGCTCTCGGCTAG
- a CDS encoding nitroreductase family protein: MGFAEVIRRRRMVRQFADRPLAPEAVERILASALRAPSAGFAQGWAFLERYAQPDKGWQDKAEAKWPAPYWYIDTGMAERRRGVEQVVHRGQWGS; this comes from the coding sequence GTGGGGTTCGCTGAGGTGATCCGCCGTCGGCGCATGGTGCGACAGTTCGCTGACCGCCCACTCGCGCCCGAGGCCGTGGAGCGAATCCTGGCCAGCGCGCTGCGAGCACCCTCCGCCGGTTTCGCCCAGGGCTGGGCCTTCCTCGAGCGCTATGCCCAACCGGACAAGGGCTGGCAGGACAAGGCCGAGGCCAAATGGCCCGCGCCGTACTGGTACATCGACACCGGTATGGCCGAACGGCGGCGTGGGGTCGAGCAAGTCGTACATCGTGGTCAATGGGGGTCGTGA
- a CDS encoding serine hydrolase domain-containing protein gives MSQRPNETQPTRRRVLAAVAAMAVASGLVIASPAAGAASTAPGAARSGDVVQGELDVLVRDFPAALAAVRGRDGRVRNYTAGVGDLTTNAKVPVDGRIRIASNTKTFTATVVLQLVGEGKIDLDSPIEKYLPSLIRGEGIDGRNITVRQLLQHTSGLPEYTDKLFADGILKELHTYHEPRELLDLALTKKADFEPGERWKYSNTNYIVAGLLIQKVTGRPIGEAITDRVIKRADLRDTYWPSLGEQTIRGRHPRGYYAEGPDSPFVDVTELEPSMGWAAGGMISTPSDLLKFFTALVGGRLLKPEQLAQMMTTVEAPDANATGDARYGLGLATFPLSCGGFAWTHGGDIFGYETRNAVTPDGRAAAIAVTALPRTLPQAQRVEQALDTTLCP, from the coding sequence GTGTCCCAACGTCCGAATGAAACGCAGCCCACTCGCCGTCGGGTACTGGCCGCCGTCGCCGCGATGGCGGTCGCGAGCGGCCTGGTCATCGCCTCACCCGCCGCCGGCGCCGCCTCCACGGCACCCGGCGCCGCGAGGTCGGGGGATGTGGTGCAGGGGGAGTTGGACGTGCTGGTTCGCGACTTCCCGGCCGCGCTGGCCGCCGTACGGGGTCGTGATGGGCGCGTCCGGAACTACACGGCGGGCGTCGGCGATCTGACGACGAACGCGAAGGTCCCGGTCGATGGGCGGATCCGCATCGCCAGTAATACCAAGACCTTCACGGCGACCGTCGTACTGCAACTGGTCGGTGAAGGAAAGATCGACCTGGACTCGCCGATCGAGAAATACCTGCCGAGCCTCATTCGCGGGGAAGGCATCGACGGGCGCAACATCACCGTCCGGCAGCTACTGCAGCACACCAGCGGTCTGCCGGAGTACACGGACAAGCTGTTCGCCGACGGCATTCTCAAGGAACTGCACACTTATCACGAGCCGCGGGAGCTGCTCGATCTCGCGCTGACGAAGAAGGCCGACTTCGAGCCGGGGGAGCGGTGGAAGTACAGCAACACCAACTACATCGTCGCCGGGCTGCTCATCCAGAAGGTCACCGGCCGGCCGATCGGTGAGGCGATCACCGACCGAGTGATCAAGCGCGCGGATTTGCGCGACACCTACTGGCCTTCCCTCGGCGAGCAGACGATCCGGGGACGCCACCCGCGCGGCTACTACGCGGAAGGTCCCGACAGCCCGTTCGTCGATGTCACCGAGCTGGAACCGTCGATGGGCTGGGCGGCGGGCGGGATGATCTCCACACCGAGTGACCTGCTCAAGTTCTTCACGGCATTGGTCGGCGGCAGATTGCTGAAGCCCGAGCAACTCGCGCAGATGATGACCACCGTCGAGGCTCCCGACGCGAACGCGACCGGCGACGCCCGCTACGGCCTAGGGCTCGCCACTTTCCCCTTGAGCTGCGGCGGTTTCGCCTGGACGCACGGCGGCGACATCTTCGGCTACGAAACCCGCAACGCGGTAACCCCCGACGGCCGCGCCGCCGCAATCGCCGTCACAGCCCTCCCGCGCACCCTCCCCCAAGCCCAACGCGTCGAACAAGCCCTTGACACAACCCTCTGCCCCTAA
- a CDS encoding MFS transporter yields MNTPSRTPRRRLILAVCCLSLFIVGLDTSIVNLALPSIRQEFDAPVSRLQWTIDAYTLVLASLLMVAGSTADRFGRRRIFQAGLVIFSLGSLASGFAPTVELLIVFRIIQAIGGSMLNPAALSIITNTFTEPRERARAIGIWGGVVGLSMAVGPVVGGALVDSAGWRSIFWINVPVGIAALVLTARFVPESRAAHPRRIDPIGQLLMMLLLVGLIFGIIEGTGKGWTSPVILACFDVALVSAVGLVVYERRRTEPLLDPRFFRSAPFSGAALMAACGFFALGGFLFLNSLYLQQARGLTALQAGLLTLPMAAMTVVFAPLSGWIVGTRGPRLPLLVAGAGIALSGLLLSRSTADTPTALLLVAYIDFGLGFGMLNAPINTTAVSGMPQSQAGVAAAIASTSRQVGAALGVAVVGSVLTSRLVGPLEVGFADAARPGWWIISACGLVVFVTGLVTTSRRARATAAKVTADFTQPARVRN; encoded by the coding sequence GTGAACACACCCTCGCGAACGCCCCGCCGGCGGCTGATCCTGGCCGTCTGCTGCCTGAGTCTGTTCATCGTCGGGCTGGACACCAGCATCGTGAACCTGGCCCTGCCCTCGATCCGGCAGGAGTTCGACGCTCCGGTTTCGCGGCTGCAATGGACCATCGACGCCTACACGTTGGTGCTGGCCAGCCTGTTGATGGTGGCCGGTTCGACTGCTGACCGGTTCGGGCGCCGACGGATCTTCCAGGCCGGACTGGTCATCTTCAGCCTTGGGTCGCTGGCGAGCGGATTCGCGCCGACCGTCGAACTGCTGATCGTGTTCCGGATCATTCAGGCCATCGGCGGCTCGATGCTGAACCCGGCGGCGCTGTCGATCATCACGAACACGTTCACGGAACCGAGGGAGCGAGCGCGGGCGATCGGCATCTGGGGTGGTGTGGTCGGGCTCAGCATGGCGGTCGGCCCGGTCGTGGGCGGTGCGCTGGTCGACTCGGCCGGCTGGCGCTCCATCTTCTGGATCAACGTGCCGGTCGGGATCGCCGCACTCGTGCTCACCGCCCGGTTCGTGCCCGAATCCCGTGCAGCGCATCCGCGCCGGATCGACCCGATCGGGCAGTTGCTGATGATGCTGCTGCTGGTCGGACTCATCTTCGGGATCATCGAAGGCACTGGGAAGGGTTGGACGTCACCCGTGATCCTCGCCTGCTTCGACGTCGCTCTGGTGTCGGCGGTCGGGCTGGTGGTCTACGAACGGCGCCGGACGGAACCACTGCTCGATCCACGGTTCTTCCGCAGTGCCCCGTTCTCCGGCGCTGCGTTGATGGCCGCCTGCGGCTTCTTCGCTCTGGGTGGGTTCCTCTTCCTCAACTCGCTCTATCTGCAGCAAGCGCGGGGGCTCACCGCCCTGCAAGCCGGATTGCTCACCTTGCCGATGGCCGCGATGACCGTCGTATTCGCGCCACTGTCCGGGTGGATCGTCGGCACCCGTGGTCCCCGGCTGCCGCTGCTGGTGGCCGGCGCCGGTATCGCGCTCAGCGGTCTGCTGCTGTCCCGATCGACCGCCGACACACCGACCGCCCTGCTGCTGGTGGCGTACATCGACTTCGGACTCGGATTCGGCATGCTCAACGCGCCGATCAACACCACTGCCGTGTCGGGCATGCCGCAATCCCAGGCCGGTGTCGCCGCAGCGATCGCGTCGACCAGCCGTCAGGTGGGCGCCGCTTTGGGGGTCGCGGTAGTCGGTTCGGTTTTGACCAGTCGTCTCGTCGGTCCACTCGAGGTGGGCTTCGCCGACGCCGCCCGGCCCGGCTGGTGGATCATCAGCGCCTGCGGTCTCGTGGTGTTCGTCACCGGTCTCGTCACCACCAGTCGGCGTGCCCGCGCCACGGCGGCAAAAGTGACGGCCGATTTCACCCAACCGGCTCGCGTCCGCAACTGA
- a CDS encoding MMPL family transporter produces the protein MLHRLGTFAVRRAKLVLVLTAILLAAAAVAGFGAFGKLAGGGFDDPGAESTHARQALADRFGGQANLVVVIDAGRPVDQAVAQGKELTRRLSAEPDLQGVASYWTTGAAAMRSEDGTKALLVASIGGDFDDRTKVVERLVETYGGSHDGLNVAIGGEAGVNHDVNAQVGRDLLLAEAIAVPIILVLLILAFGSVVAALIPLAIGTIAIFGTFAELSVMGSLTDVSIYSVNLTTALGLGLAIDYALLMVSRYREELGKGSDVAAAVIRTVETSGRTIVFSAATVAVALAALLVFPLFFLRSFAYAGIGVILIAMAGALVVLPAILAVLGHRVNALRLPWAKGEPKTVAPFWGRLAALAMRRPGITAVPVVAGLLLLATPLLHVEFGTPDDRVLPTTATSRIAGDALRDDFRSDDTSAITLIGTSPVATADITSYAVRLSQLPDVVRVESAAGAFANGKPAGRSPADARLVADGIQRLAVVTNADTRSDTARDLVTAIRALPGPEFLVGGNTAQFMDSQHAIGSRLPLAGGLIALTTFLLLFLFTGSVLQPIRALLLNLIGLSATLGAMVLIFQDGHLSGLLGFTALPLDTSMLVLLFCIAFGLSMDYEVFVLSRIKEHHDSGMALVPSVTEGLARTGRIVSMAAILLAVSFFAFGTGSVSFIQLFGIGSGLAILIDATLIRGILVPAAMRLLGRRAWWSPTPLRRLHTHIGITEHGPRPSPEAAS, from the coding sequence ATGCTGCATCGCCTCGGCACCTTCGCCGTACGTCGCGCCAAACTCGTCCTGGTCCTCACCGCGATCCTGCTGGCCGCTGCCGCCGTCGCCGGTTTCGGCGCCTTCGGAAAACTGGCCGGTGGCGGCTTCGACGACCCTGGCGCGGAATCGACCCACGCGAGACAGGCCCTGGCCGACCGCTTCGGTGGCCAGGCCAACCTGGTGGTCGTCATCGACGCCGGCCGCCCAGTCGACCAAGCCGTTGCCCAGGGCAAGGAACTGACGCGGCGGCTGTCCGCCGAGCCGGATCTGCAAGGCGTCGCGTCGTACTGGACGACGGGCGCGGCGGCGATGCGTTCCGAGGACGGCACGAAGGCACTGCTGGTCGCCTCGATCGGCGGCGACTTCGACGACCGTACCAAGGTCGTCGAACGCCTGGTGGAGACGTACGGCGGCTCGCACGATGGGTTGAACGTCGCCATCGGGGGCGAGGCCGGCGTCAACCACGACGTCAACGCCCAGGTCGGCCGGGATCTGCTGCTGGCCGAGGCGATCGCCGTACCGATCATCCTGGTGCTGCTGATCCTCGCCTTCGGCAGCGTGGTCGCGGCGTTGATCCCGCTGGCGATCGGCACCATCGCGATCTTCGGCACGTTCGCCGAGCTGTCGGTCATGGGTTCGCTGACCGACGTCTCCATCTACTCGGTCAACCTGACCACCGCGCTCGGACTCGGGCTCGCGATCGACTACGCGCTGCTGATGGTGAGCCGCTATCGCGAGGAGCTCGGCAAGGGGTCCGACGTCGCCGCGGCGGTGATCCGTACAGTCGAAACTTCTGGCCGCACGATCGTGTTCAGCGCTGCCACCGTCGCCGTCGCGTTGGCCGCACTGCTGGTGTTCCCGCTGTTCTTCCTGCGTTCCTTCGCGTACGCCGGGATCGGCGTGATCCTGATCGCCATGGCAGGCGCGCTGGTGGTGCTGCCCGCGATCCTCGCCGTGCTCGGGCATCGCGTTAACGCGCTGCGACTCCCCTGGGCCAAGGGTGAGCCGAAGACCGTCGCGCCGTTCTGGGGCAGACTCGCGGCACTGGCCATGCGCCGCCCCGGCATCACCGCGGTACCGGTCGTCGCCGGGCTCCTCCTACTCGCCACTCCCCTGCTGCACGTCGAGTTCGGTACGCCGGACGACCGCGTCCTCCCGACCACCGCCACCAGCCGGATCGCCGGTGACGCCCTGCGCGACGACTTCCGCAGCGACGACACGTCGGCCATCACCCTGATCGGCACCAGCCCGGTCGCCACCGCTGACATCACGTCGTACGCCGTGAGGTTGTCGCAATTGCCGGACGTCGTACGGGTGGAATCAGCCGCGGGCGCCTTCGCCAACGGCAAGCCGGCCGGCCGGAGTCCCGCCGATGCGCGATTGGTTGCCGACGGCATCCAACGGCTGGCGGTCGTGACGAATGCCGATACCAGGTCGGACACCGCGCGCGATCTGGTCACCGCCATCCGTGCCCTGCCGGGTCCCGAGTTCCTTGTCGGCGGCAACACGGCGCAGTTCATGGACAGCCAGCATGCGATCGGATCACGGCTTCCCCTTGCCGGCGGGCTGATCGCGCTGACTACCTTCCTGCTGCTGTTCCTCTTCACCGGTAGCGTGCTCCAGCCGATCCGTGCTCTGCTGCTGAATCTGATCGGGCTCTCCGCGACGCTCGGCGCGATGGTGCTGATCTTCCAGGACGGCCATCTCTCGGGTTTGCTTGGCTTCACCGCGTTGCCTCTTGATACGAGCATGCTGGTGCTGTTGTTCTGCATCGCCTTCGGTTTGTCGATGGACTACGAGGTGTTCGTGCTCAGCCGGATCAAGGAACACCACGACAGCGGTATGGCTCTGGTCCCATCGGTCACCGAAGGACTGGCCCGCACCGGGCGCATCGTCTCGATGGCGGCGATTCTGCTGGCCGTCAGCTTCTTCGCCTTCGGCACTGGCTCGGTCAGCTTCATCCAGCTGTTCGGCATCGGCAGCGGGCTGGCGATCCTGATCGACGCCACTCTGATCCGCGGCATCCTCGTACCCGCCGCCATGCGCCTCCTCGGCCGCCGCGCCTGGTGGTCGCCCACTCCCCTCCGCCGCCTCCACACCCACATCGGCATCACCGAACACGGCCCCCGCCCCTCACCGGAGGCCGCGAGTTGA